From a single Solidesulfovibrio sp. genomic region:
- a CDS encoding DUF1800 domain-containing protein yields the protein MPPARIVFVTRLVLGLALALPVLGVTVAGAAEAGPAVAPDVVQAVSRLTYGPAPGDLAAVAAMGVSVFIEGQLAPEAIEEPKALAEALEALPTQSMDTVRLFREYGPPADAAAVAAAGGKPGADTMRQVFDRAELVALEAAKARLSRAILSKRQLYELMVAFWCEHLSLGAPKGLAQLWQGSFEREAVRPNALGKFPDLLAATARHPAMLIARGNWKNVVHREAAGGKGEAIDPAYAAVLIHQTLGPGGPQKPADTLALARILTGWRVGAARGAADTGGFYFDVDLHDPSDKTLLGHTVKGTGLAEGAAALDILAAHPATARSIARKLAVYFLADEPPAPLVARLAEAFSGSGGDIRQTLRALFTSPEFFDPKYRGNRFKSPLRQVVSAVRAAGGGAADATALAGVLAGLGQPFYAVDGPEGYPVAAGPWLKPDGLVRRVSFAGDLAAGRIPGLGLSAGKISRDALAATLGPTVGEDTLQTAAKAPAAVGAAVILAAPEAMRY from the coding sequence ATGCCGCCAGCCAGAATTGTTTTCGTCACGCGTTTGGTCCTTGGCCTTGCGCTGGCGCTGCCGGTCCTTGGCGTGACCGTGGCGGGCGCCGCCGAGGCCGGGCCGGCCGTGGCCCCGGACGTGGTCCAGGCCGTCTCGCGCCTGACCTACGGCCCGGCCCCCGGCGACCTGGCCGCCGTGGCGGCCATGGGGGTTTCCGTTTTCATCGAGGGCCAGCTCGCCCCGGAGGCCATCGAGGAGCCCAAGGCCCTGGCCGAGGCCCTGGAGGCCCTGCCCACCCAGTCCATGGACACGGTGCGGCTGTTCCGGGAATACGGCCCGCCGGCCGATGCCGCCGCCGTGGCCGCCGCCGGGGGCAAGCCCGGGGCCGACACCATGCGCCAGGTCTTCGACCGGGCCGAACTGGTGGCCCTGGAGGCGGCCAAGGCGCGCTTAAGCCGGGCCATCCTGTCCAAACGCCAGTTGTACGAACTGATGGTCGCCTTCTGGTGCGAGCACTTGAGCCTCGGCGCGCCCAAGGGCCTGGCCCAGCTGTGGCAGGGCTCCTTCGAGCGCGAGGCCGTGCGCCCCAACGCCCTGGGCAAGTTCCCCGACCTCCTGGCGGCCACGGCCCGTCATCCGGCCATGCTCATCGCCCGGGGCAACTGGAAGAACGTGGTCCACCGGGAAGCGGCCGGCGGCAAGGGCGAGGCCATCGACCCGGCCTATGCCGCCGTGCTCATCCACCAGACCCTGGGGCCGGGCGGGCCGCAAAAGCCGGCCGACACCCTGGCCCTGGCCCGCATCCTGACCGGCTGGCGCGTGGGCGCGGCCCGGGGCGCGGCCGACACCGGCGGCTTTTATTTCGACGTGGACCTCCACGACCCCTCGGACAAGACCCTGCTCGGCCACACGGTCAAGGGCACGGGCCTGGCCGAGGGCGCGGCCGCCCTGGACATCCTGGCCGCCCATCCGGCCACGGCCAGAAGCATCGCCCGCAAGCTGGCCGTGTATTTCCTGGCCGACGAGCCGCCGGCTCCCCTCGTCGCCCGCCTGGCCGAGGCGTTTTCCGGAAGCGGCGGCGATATCCGCCAGACCCTGCGGGCGCTTTTCACCAGCCCCGAATTTTTCGATCCCAAATACAGGGGCAACCGCTTCAAGTCGCCCCTGCGCCAGGTGGTTTCGGCCGTGCGGGCGGCCGGCGGCGGGGCTGCCGACGCCACGGCCCTGGCCGGCGTGCTGGCCGGGCTGGGCCAGCCGTTTTACGCCGTCGACGGCCCGGAAGGCTATCCCGTGGCCGCCGGGCCGTGGCTCAAGCCCGACGGGCTGGTGCGCCGGGTGAGCTTCGCCGGCGACCTGGCCGCCGGGCGCATCCCGGGGCTGGGGCTTTCGGCCGGGAAAATCTCCCGCGACGCCCTGGCCGCCACCCTTGGCCCGACCGTCGGCGAAGACACGCTGCAAACGGCCGCCAAGGCCCCGGCCGCGGTCGGCGCGGCCGTCATCCTGGCCGCGCCCGAGGCCATGCGCTATTGA
- a CDS encoding gamma-glutamylcyclotransferase family protein has product MKYWDIFAYGTLRRGYHNHHYVAGCPFLGPAETVEAYALYVAGDIPYLVAGEPRCRIVGEVYRVDAARLPAIDALEEHPRIYCRREVPVVMPGGERLAAWVYFARRPFGAVPWGGDFASWRPSRS; this is encoded by the coding sequence TTGAAATATTGGGATATCTTCGCCTACGGGACGCTGCGCCGGGGCTATCACAACCACCACTACGTCGCCGGGTGCCCGTTCCTGGGCCCGGCCGAAACCGTGGAGGCCTACGCCCTGTACGTCGCCGGCGACATCCCCTACCTGGTGGCCGGCGAGCCGCGCTGCCGCATCGTCGGCGAGGTCTACCGCGTGGACGCGGCAAGGCTGCCGGCCATCGACGCCCTGGAAGAGCATCCCCGGATCTATTGCCGCCGCGAGGTCCCCGTGGTCATGCCCGGCGGGGAACGCCTCGCGGCCTGGGTCTATTTCGCCCGCCGCCCGTTCGGGGCCGTGCCCTGGGGCGGGGATTTCGCGTCCTGGCGGCCTAGTAGGTCTTGA
- a CDS encoding secondary thiamine-phosphate synthase enzyme YjbQ, with protein METFEVRTARREELVRVTGDLQELVTEKGWRDGALVVFCPHTTASLTVNEDADPDVAADLVLALSRLLPREAGYKHVEGNSDAHVKTTLVGPSLTLLVSAGRIQLGTWQGVFLCEWDGPRNRKIWAQWLGQ; from the coding sequence ATGGAAACCTTCGAAGTCCGGACCGCCCGCCGGGAAGAACTCGTGCGCGTCACCGGCGACCTCCAGGAACTGGTCACGGAAAAAGGCTGGCGCGACGGGGCCCTCGTGGTCTTCTGCCCCCACACCACCGCTTCGCTCACCGTCAACGAGGACGCCGACCCCGACGTGGCCGCCGACCTCGTCCTGGCCTTGTCGCGTCTGCTCCCCCGCGAGGCCGGCTACAAACACGTGGAAGGCAACAGCGACGCCCACGTCAAGACGACCCTCGTCGGCCCCTCCCTGACGCTGCTCGTCTCGGCCGGCCGCATCCAGCTCGGCACCTGGCAGGGCGTGTTTTTGTGCGAATGGGACGGCCCGCGCAATCGGAAGATATGGGCGCAGTGGCTCGGGCAATAG
- the cobM gene encoding precorrin-4 C(11)-methyltransferase: MAEPLFPHGGVAFIGAGPGDPDLLTVKAARLIGQADLVLYAGSLVSPAIVALARQGARVVDSAPLSLDETHALLVETAGNGGLAARVHTGDPSLYGALSEQVRLLDADGIPSLVVPGVTSASAAAAAFGVSVTEPQASQTLILTRLAGRTSMPPGESLADLARHGASLAVYLSAGDPEGLARALRQGGLAGETPVAVAHRLGWPGEKRLWATIDTLAQTVRAAAIDRQTLFLVLPGLGRGVPSKLYDPSFGHGFRPARDDG, encoded by the coding sequence GTGGCTGAACCGCTTTTCCCCCATGGCGGCGTGGCCTTCATCGGCGCCGGCCCCGGCGACCCGGACCTGCTGACCGTCAAGGCCGCCCGCCTCATCGGCCAGGCCGACCTCGTGCTCTACGCCGGCTCGCTGGTTTCCCCGGCCATCGTGGCCCTGGCCCGCCAGGGCGCCCGGGTGGTGGATTCCGCCCCCCTAAGCCTCGACGAGACCCACGCGCTCCTCGTCGAAACGGCCGGAAACGGGGGCTTGGCCGCCCGGGTCCACACCGGCGACCCGTCGCTTTACGGCGCGCTGTCCGAGCAGGTCCGGCTGCTCGACGCCGACGGCATCCCCTCCCTCGTCGTGCCCGGCGTGACCTCGGCTTCGGCCGCGGCCGCCGCTTTCGGCGTGTCCGTCACCGAACCGCAAGCCAGCCAAACCCTCATCCTCACGCGCCTGGCCGGCCGCACGTCCATGCCGCCGGGCGAGTCCCTGGCCGACCTGGCCCGCCACGGCGCCTCCCTGGCCGTCTACCTGTCCGCCGGCGATCCCGAGGGCCTGGCCCGGGCGTTGCGCCAGGGGGGACTGGCCGGCGAGACCCCCGTGGCCGTGGCCCACCGCCTGGGCTGGCCCGGCGAGAAACGCCTCTGGGCCACCATCGACACCCTTGCGCAAACCGTGCGCGCCGCCGCCATCGACCGGCAAACCCTCTTCCTGGTGCTGCCGGGGCTGGGCCGGGGCGTCCCCTCCAAACTGTACGATCCGTCCTTCGGCCACGGCTTCCGCCCGGCCCGCGACGACGGATGA
- the cbiE gene encoding precorrin-6y C5,15-methyltransferase (decarboxylating) subunit CbiE gives MTDHPLCVVGLGIGRPCLCEPAAAAISGADVLVGGRRQLEAFPDHAGGRIPIAGPLAAVCEAMEAAMLEGRRVTVLADGDPLFFGIGRLLAERFGPDRLAFFPGVTAVAAAAARLGRAWHDLPAVSLHGRSDMLPLFAALCRAEAVAVYTDAANTPAVVAEKLLARGGDAFALTVFEDMGLPGERLWRLTLGEAVGLSFSPLNLVLVERVRPVDVPLTLGLPDEALMRLDRVFTKKPARAVSLAALAPRPGDVVWDVGAGTGAVALEASLLNTGGPVFAVERDAGRSALLAENIRLTGALTVTPVGGEAPDVLDGLPDPDRVFVGGGLTTRPDLLPCLCRRLRPGGRIVVNCVLLGTLQQALAAFAAAGLRTDLLHLNAATAAPLAGDLRLCAENPVAVVTAAKEPRRG, from the coding sequence GTGACCGATCATCCCCTTTGTGTCGTCGGGCTCGGCATCGGCCGGCCCTGTCTGTGCGAGCCGGCGGCGGCGGCCATTTCCGGAGCCGACGTGCTGGTCGGCGGCAGGCGCCAGCTCGAAGCCTTCCCGGACCACGCCGGCGGCCGCATCCCCATCGCCGGCCCGCTTGCCGCCGTGTGCGAGGCCATGGAGGCGGCCATGCTGGAAGGCCGGCGCGTGACGGTCCTGGCCGACGGCGATCCGCTTTTTTTCGGCATCGGCCGACTGTTGGCCGAACGTTTCGGTCCGGACCGGCTGGCCTTTTTCCCCGGGGTCACGGCCGTGGCCGCCGCCGCCGCCCGCCTGGGCCGGGCCTGGCACGACCTGCCCGCCGTGTCGCTGCACGGCCGGTCGGACATGCTGCCCCTTTTCGCCGCCCTGTGCCGGGCCGAGGCCGTGGCCGTCTACACCGACGCCGCCAACACGCCGGCGGTTGTCGCCGAAAAGCTCCTGGCCCGCGGCGGCGACGCCTTCGCCCTGACCGTGTTCGAGGACATGGGCCTGCCCGGCGAGCGGCTGTGGCGGCTGACCCTGGGCGAGGCCGTGGGGCTGTCGTTTTCCCCCCTCAACCTGGTGCTCGTGGAACGCGTGCGCCCGGTGGACGTGCCGCTGACCCTGGGCCTGCCCGACGAGGCCCTCATGCGCCTGGACCGGGTGTTCACCAAAAAGCCCGCCCGGGCCGTATCCCTGGCCGCCCTGGCGCCGCGCCCCGGGGACGTCGTCTGGGACGTGGGCGCCGGCACCGGGGCCGTGGCCCTGGAGGCCTCGCTCCTCAATACCGGCGGCCCGGTTTTCGCCGTGGAGCGCGATGCCGGACGATCGGCGCTGCTGGCCGAAAACATTCGGCTGACCGGCGCGCTCACCGTGACCCCGGTCGGCGGCGAAGCCCCGGATGTCCTGGACGGCCTGCCCGACCCGGACCGCGTTTTCGTCGGCGGCGGCCTGACCACCCGGCCCGACCTGCTGCCCTGCCTGTGCCGGCGGCTGCGCCCCGGCGGCAGGATCGTGGTCAACTGCGTGCTGCTCGGCACCCTGCAACAAGCCCTCGCCGCGTTCGCCGCGGCCGGGTTGCGCACGGACCTGCTGCACTTAAACGCCGCCACCGCCGCCCCCCTGGCCGGCGACCTGCGCCTTTGCGCCGAAAACCCCGTGGCCGTCGTCACCGCCGCCAAGGAGCCCAGGCGTGGCTGA
- the cbiD gene encoding cobalt-precorrin-5B (C(1))-methyltransferase CbiD gives MNRRQGLREGFTTGTAAAGAAKAAALLLLSGERLETVDVPLPGGGRLTLPVAEARLAGEGAYAAVIKDGGDDPDATHGAVIGCRVEHFPEAGAGGVAVAGGPGVGRVTLPGLPVAVGRAAINPAPLAQIRAAVAEAAALSGQAGGLRAEVTVPDGQALARKTLNPRLGIVGGISILGTSGIVRPFSHAAWEASIAEALDVARALAHETIGFSTGRRSEALLRALLPQLPETACVQAADFFAFALAAAAGRGFREIAWAAYPGKLVKMAQGLANTHAHRADTDFAALAGWCRRAGWPEAACRAAGAANTARHAFELAPGAPARATLAEVLAGEALVHMRRFAGPGPQLRLFVFDFDGAPLVRATSRRPLRSG, from the coding sequence GTGAACCGGCGGCAGGGCCTGCGCGAGGGCTTCACCACCGGCACGGCGGCGGCCGGCGCGGCCAAGGCGGCGGCGCTGCTGCTTCTCTCCGGGGAGCGCCTCGAAACCGTCGACGTGCCGCTGCCGGGCGGCGGCCGGCTGACCCTGCCCGTGGCCGAGGCGCGCCTTGCGGGGGAAGGGGCTTACGCCGCCGTCATCAAGGACGGCGGCGACGACCCGGACGCGACCCATGGGGCGGTGATCGGCTGCCGGGTGGAACACTTCCCCGAGGCCGGGGCGGGCGGCGTCGCCGTGGCGGGCGGGCCGGGCGTGGGGCGGGTCACCCTGCCGGGGTTGCCCGTGGCCGTGGGCCGGGCGGCCATCAATCCGGCGCCCCTGGCCCAGATCCGGGCCGCCGTGGCCGAGGCGGCGGCGCTTTCCGGCCAGGCCGGCGGCCTGCGGGCCGAGGTCACGGTGCCGGACGGCCAGGCACTGGCGCGAAAGACCCTCAACCCGCGCCTGGGCATCGTCGGCGGCATCTCCATCCTCGGCACCTCGGGCATCGTGCGCCCCTTCAGCCATGCCGCCTGGGAGGCCTCCATCGCCGAGGCCCTGGACGTGGCCAGGGCGCTTGCCCACGAAACCATCGGTTTTTCCACGGGCCGGCGCAGCGAGGCGCTGCTGCGGGCGCTCCTGCCGCAGCTGCCGGAAACGGCCTGCGTCCAGGCGGCGGACTTCTTCGCCTTTGCCCTGGCCGCCGCCGCCGGGCGCGGCTTCCGGGAGATCGCCTGGGCGGCCTATCCGGGCAAGCTCGTCAAGATGGCCCAGGGCCTGGCCAACACCCATGCGCACAGGGCCGATACGGATTTCGCCGCCCTGGCCGGCTGGTGCCGGCGGGCCGGCTGGCCCGAGGCGGCCTGCCGGGCGGCCGGGGCGGCCAATACCGCCCGCCACGCCTTCGAACTGGCCCCAGGCGCCCCGGCCAGGGCCACCCTGGCCGAGGTCCTGGCCGGGGAGGCGCTGGTCCACATGCGCCGCTTCGCCGGCCCGGGGCCGCAGCTGCGCCTTTTCGTCTTCGACTTCGACGGCGCGCCGCTCGTCAGGGCAACGTCGCGCCGGCCGCTTCGAAGCGGATGA